GCGAGGATGTGCTCCAGTCCATGCCTAAGGCCAGGAACACCGCATATACCGAATTTGGTGTTCCTTCCCCGTCGTCCGTAGAGCAGTTAAAGAGCTTTATTCCCGCTGATGAACTGTATCCGCCACGACCCGGGACGGCTTGGGAAAGTCATCACGCATTCCATGCGTTGTCAGATAATATGTGGCTGATGGCCGACCAGATTGAGCATTATCTCGGTCCCTGGGAGACGCTGGAACAGCTGGTGGAGTACGGTCAGCTGCTGCAGTCGGAAGGGTACAAATGTATCTATGAAGAAGCCCGCCGTCAAAAGCCGATATGCTCCATGGCCCTGAATTGGTGTTATAACGAGCCTTGGCCGACTGCAGCCAATAACAGCATCATCATGTATCCGGCCAAGCCGAAGCCGGCTTATTATGCAGTGCAAGCTTCATGCAGACCTGTCCTCGCAAGCGCACGCATTCCAAGGTTTACTTGGAAAGAAGGCGAATGGTTTGAGCCTGAACTATGGATGTTGAATGACAGCGCGGAGCAGGTCCCGGCAGGCCGGATCGAAGCCTGGTTGACCGTTGGATCGAGTGAACGACAATTCGTGTTGGCATGGGATTATGCCGATCTGGCATCTAATGAGAATCGGCGCGGACCAACAGCCAGAATCAAACTCCCTCGTTCGGAAACCGGCAGAATGAGGTTAGAATTGATCGTCGTCAACCGACCAGAGTGGAATTCGGAATACGTCCTGTCTTTTAAGGGGCATCATCCGCGTACTGAACCTGATCGGAATACGCTGAATTTTGGTTCATAGAACCTCCCTGGCGTCTAGAGAATCTATTCAAGCAACGGAAATGGGAGAAACGAAAGCTCCATCCAGAAATGACAGCACTTAAAGCACTTTATGAAAAAGAACTAGACCTGTTTAAGGTTGTGAAGAAATAAATGAATTGGAGATGGGTGACCATGAGGGCAGATGCAAGGTTACGAAGAATGTTCAGTGAGGCGGGTAAGTGTTTTGACGTAGCCATCGATCACGGTTTTTTTAATGAGTATTCCTTTTTGCAATCCATAGAAAACATGAAACAAGCGGTCGAAACCGTCGTAAAAGCCAACCCGGATTGTATTCAGCTTAGCCTTGGCCAATCCAAGCTGCTGCAGCATATTCCTGGTAAATGCAAACCTGGCTTGGTTCTGCGTACCGATGCAGCAAATATCTATGGTCCAGAATTACCTCATTATTTATTTAGCCAAGTAATAGATCATGCCGTCGAGCATGCGGTTCGAATGGATGCTGTAGCTGTATGTGTGAATTTGCTTCTTCTACCGAATCAACCAGAGCTGCATTACCAATGTGTGAAAAATGTCATGAAGTTAAAAACGGATTGTGAACGCTACGGTATGGTCCTCATGGTGGAGCCGCTTGTGATGCTGCCTAATGAAGCGAAAGGAGGCTACATGGTAGACGGTGATATTGAGAAAATCATTCCCCTTGTCAGACAGGCCGTTGAGCTTGGGGGCGATGTAATCAAAGCGGATCCATGCGATAACATCCTGGAGTACCATCGGGTTATAGAGACTGCCTCTGGAGTACCCGTGCTTGTTCGGGGAGGCGGCCGAGCCTCCGATGAAGAGATTGTGAACCGTACCGTGAGTTTGATGGATCAAGGAGCATCCGGCATTGTATATGGGAGGAACGTGATCCAGCATCCCCATCCAGCACGTATGACGCAGGCCTTAATGGAAATTGTGCACAGAGGCTGCAGCGCAGAGATGGCCCTTGCGATCTTAAACGGGGAGGACATGGCGGATGAGGCATAAAAAAACCATTCGTTTCGGTGTCATCGGATGCGGCCTCATGGGAAAAGAGTTTGCCAGTGCTGCTGCCAGATGGTGCCATCTGACCGATGTCGATTTTATACCGTCCATTACCGCCGTTTGTGATGCAAACCGAGCAGCCACGGCCTGGTTTGAACAAGAGATCCCCAGCGTTAAACATTCGTATACCGATTACAAAGAACTGTTAACAGACCCGCAGGTAGACGCCGTTTATTGTGCCGTACCGCATCATTTGCATGCACAAATATATACCGATATTATCCGAGCGGGAAAACATCTCCTTGGAGAGAAACCGTTTGGAATCGACCGGGAAGCGAATCTCGCGATCCGTACAGCATTAGATGAGAACCCGTCTGTCCTCGTGCGTTGTTCTTCGGAATTCCCTTTTTTTCCGGGTGCCCTGCAAATCTCCCAGTGGGTGCAAGAAGAGAAATTTGGAAAGATCATTGAAGTTGAAGCAGGCTTTTGGCATTCGAGCGATCTCGATCCTAATAAACCGATGAATTGGAAGCGAAGAATCTCCGCTAATGGCGAATATGGATGTATGGGTGATCTTGGAATGCATGTACTGCACCTGCCCATGAGATTCGGCTGGTATCCGCAGAATGTAAGAGCGTTGTTGAGGAACGTGATAGAAGAGCGGCCAGATGGTAAGGGGGGGATGGAGCCTTGCGAGACATGGGACAATGCGATTCTGGCCTGCGACGTACAAACATCGCTTCAACGCTTTCCTATGCTGCTTTCGACTAAACGAATAGCTCCCGGTCATGCGAACACATGGTTTATCCGTATCCAAGGGACGGCGATGTCCGCTGAATTCACGACGAAAAATCCGAAGCAGGTATCCTGGCTTCCGTATGAGCCAGGCGGAAGCCAGGCATGGCATGTCATGGATGCGCCTTACAAATCCGCTTACTCGACCATCACAGGAGGGATATTTGAGTTTGGGTTCTCGGATTCCATCCTCCAGATGTGGGCGGCTTTCTGCGATGAACTGGTTAACGGATCGGACGGCATGCTCCAACCTTTCCGATGCGCAACGCCTGAGGAAGCGGAAGGGAGCCATCGGGTGTTTACGGCTGCATTGGAATCGAATCGATCCGGTAACACCATTCCGATCCCGTGGAGGGCGTAAAATTGATTGAAAAACATACTCTTCCTTATCATGTCATTGTTGGTGGTCATATTTGCCTTGATATTATCCCCTCCATTCAGGACGGACCATTTCATATGGTGCCGGGGAAGTTATTAAACGTCGGAGAGGCGATGCTGGCTACCGGTGGAGCGGTTGCCAATACAGGTATTGCGCTTCATCGGCTTGGTATGCCCGTACGGCTCATGGGCAAGGTGGGTACCGATATTTTCGGCGAAGTGATCCTCTCCTTGATTCGCAGAGAGCATGAATCGTTAGCAGAAGGCATGATCGTATCAGAGGGAGAATCGAGCTCCTATACAATCGTTTTGAGTCCACTGAAGGTAGATCGAATGTTCCTTCACTGTACAGGCGCCAACGATACATTCGGAGCTGAAGATGTCAGTAAGCGTACATTAGAAGAAGCGGGTTTATTCCATTTCGGTTATCCCCCCCTGATGAGGCGCATGTATGAGCAAGGGGGCTGCGAGCTGGCAGCCTTGATGCAGCGGGCGAAAGCAGCAGGTATCACGACATCGCTGGATATGGCGAAACCCGATGCGAACTCATTGGCCGGACATGTTGATTGGAGGGAAGTGTTGCGAAATGTGCTTCCCTCCGTGGATTTATTTTTGCCAAGCGTGGAAGAAATCCTATATATGCTTCACAAAAAGCGCTATGAGGAAATGGTCGAAAAATACGGAAGCGAGCATATCATGGACCGGATCGGTCCCGATCTGCTGCAGGAGCTTTCCGCTGAATTACTTGGCATGGGGGCCGCAGTAGTCGTGCTTAAGCTTGGCGAGCATGGTCTATATATGCGCAGTACGGCTGAATCAGCCCGGCTGGAGAACATGGGGCGTTATCGCCCTGAACGTTTAACAGATTGGTTAGGGAGGGAACTTCTGGTTCCTTGCTTCATAGTAGAGACAGCGGGGACAACGGGAGCTGGAGACTGTACGATTGCAGGCTTTTTGTCCGCATTCATGCAGGGAATGACGCCGGAAGAGTCGCTGATT
This Paenibacillus sp. JZ16 DNA region includes the following protein-coding sequences:
- a CDS encoding carbohydrate kinase family protein → MIEKHTLPYHVIVGGHICLDIIPSIQDGPFHMVPGKLLNVGEAMLATGGAVANTGIALHRLGMPVRLMGKVGTDIFGEVILSLIRREHESLAEGMIVSEGESSSYTIVLSPLKVDRMFLHCTGANDTFGAEDVSKRTLEEAGLFHFGYPPLMRRMYEQGGCELAALMQRAKAAGITTSLDMAKPDANSLAGHVDWREVLRNVLPSVDLFLPSVEEILYMLHKKRYEEMVEKYGSEHIMDRIGPDLLQELSAELLGMGAAVVVLKLGEHGLYMRSTAESARLENMGRYRPERLTDWLGRELLVPCFIVETAGTTGAGDCTIAGFLSAFMQGMTPEESLIMAVGTGACNVERPDATSGIPTWEEVASRIDSGWQQHVSKIARSGYHPKVHGAASVFHGNGDTIRVND
- a CDS encoding Gfo/Idh/MocA family protein; protein product: MRHKKTIRFGVIGCGLMGKEFASAAARWCHLTDVDFIPSITAVCDANRAATAWFEQEIPSVKHSYTDYKELLTDPQVDAVYCAVPHHLHAQIYTDIIRAGKHLLGEKPFGIDREANLAIRTALDENPSVLVRCSSEFPFFPGALQISQWVQEEKFGKIIEVEAGFWHSSDLDPNKPMNWKRRISANGEYGCMGDLGMHVLHLPMRFGWYPQNVRALLRNVIEERPDGKGGMEPCETWDNAILACDVQTSLQRFPMLLSTKRIAPGHANTWFIRIQGTAMSAEFTTKNPKQVSWLPYEPGGSQAWHVMDAPYKSAYSTITGGIFEFGFSDSILQMWAAFCDELVNGSDGMLQPFRCATPEEAEGSHRVFTAALESNRSGNTIPIPWRA
- a CDS encoding class I fructose-bisphosphate aldolase; this encodes MNWRWVTMRADARLRRMFSEAGKCFDVAIDHGFFNEYSFLQSIENMKQAVETVVKANPDCIQLSLGQSKLLQHIPGKCKPGLVLRTDAANIYGPELPHYLFSQVIDHAVEHAVRMDAVAVCVNLLLLPNQPELHYQCVKNVMKLKTDCERYGMVLMVEPLVMLPNEAKGGYMVDGDIEKIIPLVRQAVELGGDVIKADPCDNILEYHRVIETASGVPVLVRGGGRASDEEIVNRTVSLMDQGASGIVYGRNVIQHPHPARMTQALMEIVHRGCSAEMALAILNGEDMADEA